One window of Triticum dicoccoides isolate Atlit2015 ecotype Zavitan chromosome 5A, WEW_v2.0, whole genome shotgun sequence genomic DNA carries:
- the LOC119302795 gene encoding O-fucosyltransferase 16-like gives MGYPRCRAHPRRGALLPAVAALLLLFLAVSLLSIAISAPPLADRHPGISRRSLRHPPTSRWTARDLWGSELASNFYGCSHSSGKFLDSSVATQPDRYLLIVTSGGLNQQRTGIVDAVVAARILNATLVVPKLDQTSFWKDSSNFSEIFDIDWFISFLAKDVKIIKEPPQKGGKAVRPYKMRIPRKCTPQCYLKRVLPALLKKHAIRLTKYDYRLSNKLDTDLQKLRCRVNYHALRFTDPIKELGKRLIQRMREKSRYFIALHLRFESDMLAFSGCYYGGGEKERRDLGAIRKRWKTLHTSNPEKGRRQGRCPLTPEEVGLLLRALGYGSDVHIYAASGEIYGGEETLAPLKALFPNYHTKESLSSKDELTPFLAHSSRMAAIDFIVCDGSDAFVTNNNGNMAKILAGRRRYFGHRRTIRPNAKQLYHLFTNRGNMSWDKFSSQVRKVQKGFMGDPMEVKPGRGEFHAYPAACICEKTDENKSSPGSNQEIVNRTGIRKAIGEPAYPVYTDEEADGSDTEDDPTGTGEEEMITEEDPAAGEEMVTEDDPTATEEVIDTEAEADDDSSVRQEGSELEEILSD, from the exons ATGGGCTACCCGAGGTGCCGCGCCCACCCGCGCCGCGGCGCCCTgctgccggcggtggcggcgctcctccTGCTTTTCCTCGCCGTATCGCTCCTCTCCATCGCCATCTCCGCGCCGCCGCTCGCGGACCGCCACCCCGGCATctcccgccgatccctccgccaccCTCCG ACGAGTCGATGGACTGCGAGAGATCTGTGGGGTTCGGAGCTCGCTAGCAACTTCTATGGATGCAGTCACTCTAGCGGAAAATTTCTCG ATTCCAGTGTTGCCACGCAACCAGATCGATATTTGCTTATTGTTACAAGTGGAGGTCTGAATCAGCAGAGAACAGGG ATAGTTGATGCTGTAGTTGCTGCGCGCATTTTAAACGCTACACTTGTTGTTCCCAAATTGGAccaaacatctttctggaaagattCAAG CAATTTTTCCGAAATCTTTGATATCGACTGGTTCATTTCATTTCTTGCGAAGGATGTCAAAATTATCAAAGAACCTCCACAAAAAGGAGGTAAAGCTGTGCGACCTTATAAAATGCGTATACCCCGAAAGTGTACTCCACAATGTTACTTGAAGCGTGTCTTGCCTGCACTTCTGAAGAAACAT GCTATTCGACTGACTAAATATGACTATAGGCTCTCAAATAAGTTGGACACTGACCTACAAAAACTGCGCTGCAGAGTAAATTACCATGCTTTGAGATTTACTGATCCAATAAAAGAGTTGGGTAAAAGGCTAATACAGCGAATGCGAGAGAAGAGCAGATATTTTATTGCTCTTCATCTGAG ATTTGAAAGTGACATGCTTGCCTTTTCTGGGTGTTATTATGGTGGTGGAGAAAAGGAGAGAAGAGATCTAGGTGCCATTCGCAAGCGATGGAAAACCTTGCAT ACAAGTAACCCAGAGAAAGGAAGAAGGCAAGGTAGGTGCCCACTAACTCCGGAGGAGGTAGGGCTACTGTTGAGGGCATTGGGCTATGGAAGCGATGTCCATATTTATGCTGCTTCTGGTGAGATATATGGAGGGGAAGAAACTTTGGCACCCCTCAAAGCGCTCTTCCCAAATTACCATACAAAAGAATCATTGTCAAGCAAAGATGAGTTGACTCCATTCTTGGCACACTCATCCCGCATGGCCGCAATTGATTTCATTGTCTGTGATGGAAGTGATGCTTTTGTGACTAACAATAATGGCAACATGGCCAAAATACTTGCTGGGCGGAG GAGATATTTTGGCCACAGGAGAACAATCCGGCCAAATGCCAAACAGCTCTACCACTTATTTACAAACAGAGGAAATATGTCATGGGACAAATTCTCGTCGCAGGTGCGAAAAGTCCAGAAAGGATTTATGGGAGATCCCATGGAAGTGAAGCCAGGAAGAGGCGAATTCCATGCCTACCCTGCTGCGTGTATATGCGAGAAGACGGACGAAAATAAATCGAGCCCTGGTAGTAATCAGGAAATTGTTAACCGCACGGGAATAAGGAAGGCCATCGGTGAACCAGCCTATCCTGTATACACCGACGAAGAGGCGGATGGATCTGACACTGAAGACGATCCCACAGGGACAGGAGAAGAAGAGATGATTACTGAAGAAGATCCTGCCGCTGGAGAAGAGATGGTCACTGAAGACGACCCCACTGCGACAGAAGAGGTAATTGATACCGAAGCTGAGGCCGACGATGATTCTTCGGTCAGACAGGAGGGTTCCGAGCTGGAGGAGATCCTTTCGGATTAA
- the LOC119297856 gene encoding cytosolic sulfotransferase 5-like — MASSLPSSSSSLPKADDEAASNQEIYDQLREVVSTYPAAPRLSGIGRPYVRHPDGWYAFTPGVLNAMVIKRHLEARDTDVLLATFPKSGTTWLKALLFVALHRNADGRDRLAAHSPHQLVPFLEAQVFTNGRIPDLSSLPAPRLLMTHVPSVSLPESVAASGCKVVYLCRDPKDCLVSLWYFWNGLAPAPWDLGEAFRQFCDGVSLFGPFWEHALGYWRWHLERPAQVLFLAYEELAADTLGQLRRLAAFVGRPFTAEEREAGVDRGIVDACAMESLAGLEVNRSGKADMAESSVPNSVFFRRGVVGDWKNHLTPEMARRLDEITESKFRSSGLVLPRATTHLKI, encoded by the coding sequence ATGGCGTCCTCTCTcccatcctcgtcgtcgtctttaCCCAAAGCCGACGACGAggcagcatccaaccaagaaatttACGACCAACTCCGAGAGGTCGTGTCCACGTACCCGGCGGCTCCGAGGCTTAGCGGCATCGGCCGCCCATACGTCCGCCACCCGGACGGCTGGTACGCGTTCACGCCGGGGGTGCTGAACGCCATGGTGATCAAACGGCACCTCGAGGCGCGCGACACCGACGTCCTCCTCGCCACGTTCCCCAAGTCTGGCACTACCTGGCTCAAGGCGCTCCTGTTCGTGGCCCTCCACCGCAACGCCGACGGGCGCGACCGTCTCGCGGCCCACAGCCCCCACCAGCTCGTCCCATTCCTGGAGGCCCAGGTCTTCACCAACGGCCGGATCCCCGACCTGAGCTCCCTCCCGGCGCCGCGGCTGCTGATGACGCACGTCCCGTCCGTGTCGCTGCCGGAGTCCGTGGCCGCATCCGGCTGCAAGGTGGTGTACCTGTGCCGGGACCCCAAGGACTGCCTCGTGTCGCTCTGGTACTTCTGGAACGGGCTCGCGCCCGCACCGTGGGACCTGGGCGAGGCGTTCCGGCAGTTCTGCGACGGCGTGTCGCTGTTCGGGCCGTTCTGGGAGCACGCGCTGGGGTACTGGCGCTGGCACTTGGAGAGGCCGGCGCAGGTGCTGTTCCTGGCCTACGAGGAGCTCGCCGCGGACACGCTCGGCCAGCTGAGGCGCCTCGCGGCGTTCGTCGGGCGCCCGTTCAcggcggaggagcgggaggcgggggTGGACAGGGGGATCGTGGATGCCTGCGCCATGGAGAGCCTGGCTGGGCTGGAGGTGAACCGGTCTGGGAAGGCCGACATGGCCGAGTCGTCGGTGCCCAACAGCGTTTTCTTCAGGCGCGGCGTCGTCGGGGACTGGAAGAACCACCTGACGCCGGAGATGGCGAGGAGGCTCGATGAAATCACCGAGAGCAAGTTCAGGAGCTCTGGCTTGGTGTTGCCACGGGCAACCACACATCTGAAGATCTGA